Proteins encoded by one window of Thalassoroseus pseudoceratinae:
- a CDS encoding ABC transporter permease, translating to MFSYLVRRLLLSVITLFAITFIVYGLIRSMPGTPLTMDMATADPSKMLSPADIKRLERDFGLDKPWYEAYFYWLGEVMQGNLGRSFAQKVPVAKLIGERIGPTLLLSVSSLLLTYLLAVPMGLYATMRSGKADERTLSTILYMLYSFPSFVAALLLQILFFQKLGWLPLYGLHSDNYESLSILGKLKDVFEHALMPVVCFTYGSLAYYSRFVYSNMQEVIRQDYVRTATAKGLGPKTVLVKHAFRNTLVPFVTLIGLTLPSLLSGAVIIERIFQWPGMGQLYFEALNARDYTIVMGLTLIFAVLTLLGQLLADLLYAVVDPRVRVS from the coding sequence ATGTTCTCCTATTTGGTTCGAAGACTCCTCCTGAGCGTGATCACGCTTTTTGCGATCACGTTCATCGTCTATGGCTTAATTCGGAGTATGCCGGGAACGCCGTTGACGATGGATATGGCGACAGCCGATCCAAGTAAGATGCTCAGCCCGGCTGACATCAAACGACTGGAGCGTGACTTCGGACTCGATAAGCCTTGGTACGAAGCCTATTTCTATTGGCTGGGCGAGGTCATGCAAGGCAACCTCGGCCGCTCGTTCGCACAGAAAGTGCCTGTTGCCAAGTTGATTGGCGAACGCATTGGCCCAACACTTTTGCTCTCAGTTAGTTCTCTACTATTGACCTATTTGCTAGCCGTCCCCATGGGTTTGTACGCGACGATGAGAAGCGGCAAAGCGGACGAGCGGACGTTGAGCACAATCCTATACATGCTGTACTCGTTTCCTTCGTTCGTGGCAGCACTGCTATTGCAGATCTTGTTCTTCCAGAAACTCGGTTGGCTACCACTCTACGGACTGCATTCAGACAACTATGAGAGTCTATCGATCCTCGGCAAGCTCAAGGATGTCTTTGAACATGCGTTGATGCCGGTCGTCTGTTTCACTTATGGAAGCCTTGCCTACTATAGTCGGTTTGTCTACTCGAATATGCAGGAAGTGATTCGTCAAGACTATGTTCGCACCGCGACGGCCAAAGGACTAGGACCAAAAACTGTGCTAGTGAAACACGCCTTTCGCAACACGCTGGTCCCATTTGTGACTCTCATTGGATTGACGTTGCCGTCACTGCTAAGTGGTGCTGTCATTATCGAACGAATCTTTCAATGGCCCGGGATGGGGCAACTCTATTTCGAAGCCCTCAATGCCCGTGACTATACGATTGTCATGGGGCTCACACTGATCTTTGCCGTTCTGACATTGCTAGGCCAATTGCTAGCAGACTTGTTGTACGCTGTCGTCGATCCCCGTGTTCGGGTTTCCTAG
- a CDS encoding peptide-binding protein: MMSEWRQWGLFLAVGVLLIGNGCSRSSDDDVDGDDPSAVLLEDFDAPPLAELDKTAEWEDRPVMDGQQLLKEYWAQKERIATVEEALSLKNDSPENNEKILDALGRPPESDDEVDWDAEIVRQSSRDVKSTNPLFISSTTEFDVMGLTSFGLFSFDWRMQPYAAKDTVVSWQSSKDRMYDKVVMRDDLTWSDGKPITAHDVVFSFKTIMNPKVPVPAVRSGTDEIRWVEAYDDHTLVFFHKESLATNVWNINFPVIPKHIYEKSIADDPTLQNSDYHVKYENKPVTGGPYIIESRKRNSEIVLKRREGWYEQDGKRVRSKPYFKTVRFKIIDDEGTSVLAIKEGEVEELLLNAEQWTTQTNDSDFYRLNTKVTANEWTGFHFFWNLKTPYFKDQRVREAMSYAFNHDELLDNLLYGLHQPSVGTFHPTSWMAPENPPKPYKQDLVKAEKLLDDAGWDDSDGDGIRDFEVNGELIPFEFEIICSAVDERIKICTLLKENLDRIGIVCNVKPLESTVLQQQMLEHRFQAAYGGWGSGVDPDTSENIFTTKAIDNGRNYGSYVNEEVDKLFEQGKREFDREKRADIYRKIHELLWKDQPYTWLFYRNAFYAFNKDLRGYYFSPRGPYHYDPGFFAIWKPAK; this comes from the coding sequence ATGATGAGCGAATGGCGTCAGTGGGGACTGTTTCTGGCAGTCGGGGTCTTACTAATCGGAAACGGTTGTAGCCGCTCCTCGGATGACGATGTTGACGGTGACGACCCGTCGGCAGTACTGCTCGAAGATTTCGACGCCCCACCATTAGCTGAGTTGGACAAAACCGCGGAGTGGGAAGACCGCCCCGTGATGGATGGCCAACAGTTGCTCAAAGAGTACTGGGCTCAGAAAGAACGAATCGCCACGGTCGAAGAAGCTCTCTCGCTAAAAAACGATTCCCCCGAGAACAACGAGAAAATTCTCGATGCCCTCGGACGTCCACCAGAAAGCGACGACGAAGTCGATTGGGATGCGGAAATCGTCCGGCAATCTTCTCGGGACGTCAAGAGCACGAACCCGCTGTTTATCAGCTCCACGACTGAGTTTGACGTCATGGGTCTGACCAGTTTCGGCTTGTTCTCCTTCGATTGGCGAATGCAGCCTTACGCCGCTAAGGATACCGTTGTTTCCTGGCAATCGAGCAAGGACCGCATGTATGACAAAGTTGTGATGCGGGACGACCTGACCTGGTCCGACGGAAAACCCATCACAGCTCATGATGTGGTCTTTTCTTTCAAGACAATCATGAACCCCAAGGTTCCGGTTCCTGCTGTGCGCTCCGGGACAGACGAGATTCGCTGGGTCGAAGCCTATGATGACCATACACTCGTGTTTTTCCACAAGGAATCGCTGGCAACAAACGTTTGGAACATCAACTTCCCCGTCATTCCGAAGCATATTTACGAAAAGTCGATCGCAGACGACCCGACACTGCAAAACAGCGATTATCACGTCAAATACGAAAACAAACCCGTCACAGGCGGCCCGTACATCATCGAATCGCGAAAACGAAATTCGGAAATCGTCCTGAAGCGACGCGAAGGCTGGTATGAGCAAGATGGCAAGCGAGTCCGCTCGAAACCCTACTTCAAGACAGTTCGGTTCAAGATCATCGACGACGAAGGCACCTCGGTGTTGGCAATCAAAGAAGGCGAAGTCGAAGAACTTCTCTTGAACGCCGAGCAGTGGACGACCCAAACCAATGACTCGGATTTCTACCGATTAAACACCAAAGTCACCGCAAATGAATGGACGGGATTCCACTTCTTCTGGAACTTGAAAACTCCATACTTCAAAGATCAGCGAGTGCGGGAGGCGATGTCGTATGCCTTCAACCATGATGAGCTTCTCGACAATCTACTTTATGGTTTGCATCAACCAAGTGTGGGCACGTTCCATCCAACCTCTTGGATGGCTCCTGAGAATCCCCCAAAACCTTATAAGCAGGACCTAGTCAAAGCTGAAAAGCTGCTGGACGATGCAGGTTGGGACGATTCCGACGGCGACGGCATTCGCGACTTTGAAGTGAACGGTGAGCTGATTCCATTTGAATTCGAAATCATTTGTTCGGCTGTCGATGAGCGAATCAAAATCTGTACGCTGCTCAAAGAAAACTTGGATCGCATCGGTATTGTTTGCAACGTGAAACCGCTGGAATCGACGGTTTTGCAACAACAGATGTTAGAGCACCGCTTCCAAGCTGCTTACGGTGGATGGGGTTCTGGTGTCGACCCGGACACATCCGAGAACATCTTCACGACCAAAGCGATCGACAACGGCCGGAATTACGGCTCGTATGTCAACGAAGAAGTCGACAAGCTCTTCGAGCAAGGCAAACGCGAATTCGATCGTGAGAAGCGAGCAGACATCTATCGCAAGATTCACGAACTTCTCTGGAAGGACCAACCTTATACATGGTTGTTCTACCGCAACGCCTTCTATGCATTTAATAAAGACCTACGGGGCTATTATTTCAGCCCACGCGGTCCCTACCACTACGATCCTGGTTTCTTCGCGATCTGGAAACCAGCGAAATAA
- a CDS encoding ABC transporter permease: MSDQEAITESLPPETRARTTKSRGFWGETWARFRQRKLAMSALVFVLGLTLVAMLAPAIVGTRPIVVKYKGSIYFPAMGYFNSSWENPVFARDKFRRRYPSNLQEKDPESWAIWPLIYQDPYRRVYDDEWPGMPGNPTGSDGHPNRYNIMGTDTRGVDVFAQLVHGTTVALLVGFVSMGIATVIGVTFGAIAGYAGGWVDMLFSRIIEIVLCIPALVLILALLAIVERPTIWHLMAVIGCTRWTGIARLTRAEFLRLKEMEFVAAARALGLGRTRIIVRHILPNSLAPVLVPVTFGIASAILIESGLSFLGFGAPPPEPSWGKLLKDGRSHLEMWWLIVFPGFAIFMAVLSYNLIGEGIQEATDPRLRDT, encoded by the coding sequence ATGAGTGACCAGGAAGCAATCACCGAATCACTACCTCCCGAAACGCGGGCACGGACGACGAAGTCGCGTGGCTTTTGGGGTGAAACTTGGGCTCGTTTTCGACAGCGAAAATTAGCAATGTCAGCCTTGGTTTTCGTCCTCGGTCTGACATTAGTGGCCATGCTAGCGCCAGCGATTGTCGGCACGCGGCCGATCGTTGTGAAATACAAGGGCAGCATCTATTTCCCAGCCATGGGGTACTTCAACTCTTCCTGGGAGAACCCTGTCTTTGCGCGGGACAAATTCCGTCGTCGCTACCCGAGCAACCTCCAAGAAAAAGACCCCGAGAGCTGGGCGATTTGGCCACTCATTTACCAAGATCCTTACCGACGGGTTTACGACGACGAATGGCCGGGGATGCCGGGCAACCCTACCGGCAGCGACGGTCACCCCAATCGCTATAACATCATGGGCACCGACACACGTGGTGTCGATGTCTTCGCCCAACTCGTCCATGGCACGACTGTCGCGCTTCTCGTGGGATTTGTCTCAATGGGCATCGCGACCGTGATCGGGGTGACGTTCGGTGCGATTGCAGGGTATGCCGGTGGCTGGGTCGATATGCTGTTCAGTCGAATCATCGAAATTGTTCTTTGTATCCCGGCACTCGTCTTGATCCTGGCGTTACTCGCGATTGTCGAGCGTCCGACAATTTGGCATCTCATGGCCGTCATCGGTTGCACTCGTTGGACCGGCATAGCACGTTTAACACGCGCTGAATTTCTCCGACTGAAGGAGATGGAATTTGTTGCCGCCGCTCGCGCGTTGGGTCTGGGTCGAACACGCATTATCGTCCGACACATTCTGCCGAATAGTCTTGCACCGGTCTTGGTGCCGGTGACATTCGGAATTGCTTCCGCGATCCTGATCGAAAGTGGCCTCAGCTTTCTCGGCTTCGGTGCCCCGCCGCCCGAACCTAGCTGGGGGAAACTACTTAAAGACGGACGCAGCCATTTGGAAATGTGGTGGTTGATCGTCTTTCCGGGATTCGCGATCTTTATGGCAGTTCTTAGCTACAACCTTATCGGAGAAGGAATCCAAGAGGCCACCGACCCACGGCTTCGCGACACTTGA
- the cysS gene encoding cysteine--tRNA ligase, with protein MTLRVYNTLTRTKEVFQPLDPNRVTMYLCGPTVYKPAHIGHMVGPVIFDTIKRYLVYSGYNVEWVVNITDIDDKLINKANELGKSVETLAQEMTADYLENLRSMQVTTIDQFPKATDHIGNMIEMIGRLVEQGHAYPLEGDVYFAVNSDDDYGKLSRRSLDAMMAGTRVEANDRKRHPADFALWKKSRDDEPSWDSPWGPGRPGWHIECSAMSTKLLGETIDIHGGGLDLMFPHHENELAQSECCSGKPFSKYWLHNGLMQETGQKGKVGGGHDRTGDSPEEQLAGKMSGSLGAKPIKEAVFPHHGPETVRFFLLGTHYRSPIDFSLERIAEVEKGLEGFYRLFEEFERATGQNFYALNTPTTRSETVTLTGEPEFVAELSDFRERFWEAMDDDFNTGGAVGVLFELRKSVNGLINKHGLDKGKSADDSVRDALIASVTLLKELTSTLGVFQEPVQKPASGADDEFAGQLMELLIQLRADARKSKNFAVADGIRDGLTALGVTLEDRTGETLWRRD; from the coding sequence ATGACACTAAGAGTCTACAACACGCTCACGCGGACGAAAGAAGTCTTCCAGCCACTCGACCCCAACCGGGTGACGATGTACCTCTGCGGACCGACCGTCTACAAACCGGCCCACATCGGACATATGGTTGGTCCTGTGATCTTCGACACGATCAAACGCTACTTGGTCTATAGCGGTTATAATGTCGAATGGGTCGTCAATATTACCGACATCGACGACAAGCTCATCAACAAAGCGAACGAGTTGGGCAAGTCGGTCGAAACGTTGGCTCAGGAGATGACCGCCGATTACCTCGAGAATTTGCGGTCAATGCAAGTCACCACCATCGACCAGTTCCCGAAAGCCACTGACCATATCGGCAATATGATCGAAATGATCGGGCGATTGGTTGAGCAAGGACACGCCTATCCACTCGAAGGCGATGTCTACTTCGCAGTCAACAGCGACGACGACTACGGGAAACTCAGCCGACGCAGTTTGGATGCCATGATGGCAGGTACTCGTGTTGAGGCCAACGATCGCAAACGTCATCCTGCTGACTTCGCGTTGTGGAAGAAATCACGTGACGATGAGCCGAGTTGGGATAGTCCCTGGGGACCCGGCCGACCGGGTTGGCATATCGAGTGTTCCGCGATGAGCACAAAACTGTTGGGCGAGACCATCGACATTCACGGTGGTGGTTTGGACCTGATGTTCCCCCACCATGAGAACGAACTCGCACAGTCCGAATGCTGCTCTGGAAAGCCGTTCTCGAAGTACTGGCTTCATAACGGCCTGATGCAGGAAACCGGTCAAAAAGGAAAAGTTGGCGGTGGTCACGATCGCACTGGCGATTCGCCCGAGGAACAGCTGGCGGGAAAAATGTCGGGAAGCTTGGGAGCCAAACCGATCAAAGAGGCTGTCTTCCCGCATCACGGACCGGAGACTGTGCGTTTCTTCCTGCTCGGCACGCATTACCGCAGCCCGATCGACTTCAGCCTCGAACGGATCGCGGAAGTGGAAAAAGGCTTGGAAGGATTCTATCGGCTCTTCGAGGAATTTGAACGAGCCACCGGCCAAAACTTCTATGCACTGAACACCCCCACAACACGAAGTGAAACCGTGACTCTGACCGGGGAGCCGGAATTCGTCGCGGAACTGAGTGATTTTCGGGAACGCTTTTGGGAAGCGATGGACGATGATTTCAACACCGGCGGAGCAGTCGGCGTGTTGTTCGAACTTCGCAAGTCGGTCAACGGTTTGATCAACAAGCACGGTTTGGACAAAGGAAAATCGGCAGACGACTCTGTCCGAGACGCTTTGATAGCATCGGTGACGTTGCTGAAGGAACTCACGAGCACATTGGGCGTTTTCCAAGAACCAGTCCAGAAGCCCGCCAGTGGTGCCGATGATGAATTTGCCGGACAGCTAATGGAACTTCTGATCCAACTCCGTGCCGATGCCCGGAAGAGCAAGAACTTTGCCGTTGCCGACGGTATTCGTGACGGCTTGACGGCTCTCGGCGTGACGTTGGAAGACCGCACCGGCGAGACTCTTTGGCGACGCGACTAG
- the ispF gene encoding 2-C-methyl-D-erythritol 2,4-cyclodiphosphate synthase, translating into MAQLDIRVGFGSDLHRLEEGRPLIIGGIPIKYDKGAVAHSDGDVLLHAAIDALLGAAGLGDIGEWFPNTDDRWKDADSSELLVTTLMTLHERDWHVGNVDCTVSAERPKLSQYKEKIETRLAELLGVEPEAVNVKAKTGEAVGPVGRGEAIAAHVAVLIVRASSGAL; encoded by the coding sequence ATGGCGCAACTCGATATCAGAGTCGGTTTTGGCAGTGATTTACACCGCCTTGAAGAAGGACGTCCACTAATTATTGGTGGTATCCCCATCAAGTACGACAAGGGCGCGGTTGCACATAGCGATGGCGATGTCCTGCTGCATGCTGCCATCGACGCCCTGCTGGGAGCCGCTGGCTTAGGCGATATTGGCGAATGGTTCCCCAACACCGATGATCGCTGGAAAGATGCAGATTCTTCGGAACTGCTTGTCACTACCCTGATGACACTTCACGAGCGTGATTGGCATGTCGGCAACGTCGATTGCACCGTCAGTGCGGAACGCCCGAAACTCAGTCAGTACAAAGAAAAAATTGAAACACGACTCGCGGAGCTTCTCGGCGTGGAGCCGGAAGCCGTGAATGTGAAAGCGAAGACCGGCGAAGCGGTCGGCCCTGTCGGACGAGGCGAAGCGATCGCCGCCCATGTGGCGGTGCTGATCGTACGAGCCAGCTCGGGGGCACTCTAA
- a CDS encoding L,D-transpeptidase family protein yields the protein MPGLQQANRSRSFASIAIWVTAFASMVFIAAWQFQWLPTSEVETTDAGPKPGFESVNDTEEASQSRHLEDLNLADENALFALQQEPEIPADQIVDTALVPSRPNTSSEPPPFTRTTPAAPVEPRRLAHVDDFQPISSSDAPIRTVSTEEPTKPVSNAIEPKNEIVNKPPAQLPVAMPPGFDAAQPILARVDELLTKGGPQELIAAHKELSKLYWDHPEWRDALQSRVDRTSQTIYFQSQPHFMKPYVVQSGDNLGHIAKLYHVPWSYLAELNQTDPRRIRPGQRLKVIKGPFGAVVDLSRFELTIEHHGFVVKRYRVGIGKDHSTPVGEFTVKNKLENPTYYGPNGVVIDQNDPQNPLGEYWIDLGDSYGIHGTIEPNSIGQAKSAGCVRLDDESIREVFAFLSVGSKVMIRR from the coding sequence ATGCCCGGTTTGCAGCAAGCGAATCGTTCGCGATCGTTCGCATCGATCGCCATTTGGGTCACAGCGTTTGCGTCGATGGTTTTCATCGCTGCTTGGCAATTTCAGTGGTTACCCACCAGCGAGGTCGAAACCACCGACGCCGGGCCAAAACCTGGCTTCGAGTCGGTTAACGACACTGAAGAAGCGTCGCAGTCTCGGCATCTCGAAGACCTCAATTTGGCCGACGAGAACGCCCTGTTTGCCCTGCAACAGGAACCAGAAATCCCAGCCGATCAGATTGTGGATACGGCTCTGGTTCCTTCGCGACCAAACACCAGCTCCGAGCCGCCGCCGTTCACCCGCACTACGCCGGCAGCACCCGTGGAACCGCGTCGCTTGGCTCATGTCGACGACTTCCAACCGATTTCGTCCAGTGATGCGCCAATCCGCACCGTCTCGACAGAAGAACCAACCAAACCGGTCTCGAATGCGATCGAGCCGAAAAACGAAATCGTCAACAAACCGCCTGCGCAATTGCCGGTCGCCATGCCGCCCGGTTTCGATGCCGCCCAACCGATCTTGGCCCGCGTCGATGAATTACTGACCAAGGGCGGGCCTCAAGAGTTGATCGCCGCCCACAAGGAACTTTCCAAGCTTTATTGGGACCATCCCGAATGGCGTGACGCCTTGCAATCGCGAGTCGATCGAACGTCGCAAACCATTTACTTCCAATCTCAGCCGCACTTTATGAAACCTTATGTCGTTCAGTCGGGCGACAATCTTGGTCACATTGCAAAGTTGTACCACGTCCCATGGTCCTATCTGGCAGAGTTGAACCAGACCGACCCTCGCCGTATTCGTCCGGGACAGCGTTTGAAGGTCATCAAAGGCCCGTTTGGTGCCGTTGTGGACCTTAGTCGTTTCGAGCTAACCATCGAGCATCACGGTTTTGTCGTCAAACGCTACCGCGTCGGGATTGGCAAAGATCATTCCACGCCGGTGGGCGAATTCACCGTGAAGAACAAGTTGGAAAACCCAACATATTACGGGCCGAACGGTGTGGTCATCGATCAGAACGACCCGCAAAATCCGTTGGGGGAATACTGGATCGATCTCGGCGATTCCTACGGAATTCATGGCACGATTGAACCAAATTCCATCGGGCAAGCTAAATCGGCCGGCTGCGTGCGTCTTGATGACGAATCCATTCGGGAGGTTTTCGCCTTTCTCTCGGTGGGATCGAAAGTGATGATTCGTCGCTAG
- a CDS encoding DUF1080 domain-containing protein, with amino-acid sequence MMKRLTQFALLAIVGWCGLATAADPGERELFDGKTLNGWNGNPKFWSVQDGALTGKTTPDNPTKGNTFLIWEGGEVSDFELTLDYRIQGGNSGIQYRSFKLNNAADEWRIGGYQADIDSGDTYSGILYGEKFRGILGKRGEQTKLTRNNGKFKVELIEKFGDSKAIQEKINKDDWNSYRIVADGFHFTHYINGVKTVEVTDADEKERRKSGSLALQLHAGPPMTVQFKNIRLKPIAKQAAKSTEGKKKVVFVAGRRSHGYGSHEHKAGCILLASALEASSLPVSTTVVTNGWPEDESVFDDADCIVIYADGGGRHPMNAHLDKLEELMDDGVGLVTIHYAVEVPKGPSGEALLDWTGGYFEANWSVNPHWTAEFAKLPSHPTTNGVKPFNINDEWYYHMRFRDEMAGVTPILSDLPPKSTLSRPDGAHSGNPAVRKAIADGQIQHTAWATERPDGGRGFGFTGGHFHWNWGHNQFRKLMLNAIVWCAGLNVPADGVAPGTVTVDDLQQNQDYDAPQNFNKARIQKMIEDWNR; translated from the coding sequence ATGATGAAACGACTGACACAGTTCGCATTGCTCGCGATTGTCGGATGGTGTGGATTGGCGACGGCCGCTGACCCCGGCGAGCGTGAGTTGTTCGACGGAAAAACGCTGAACGGCTGGAACGGGAATCCCAAGTTTTGGAGCGTCCAAGACGGTGCACTGACCGGAAAGACCACGCCGGACAATCCCACCAAAGGCAACACCTTCCTGATCTGGGAAGGTGGCGAGGTTTCCGATTTTGAATTGACGCTGGACTACCGCATCCAAGGCGGGAACTCGGGGATTCAGTATCGCAGCTTCAAACTCAACAATGCGGCCGACGAATGGCGAATCGGTGGATACCAAGCGGATATCGATTCCGGCGACACCTACTCCGGTATTCTCTACGGCGAGAAATTTCGTGGCATTCTTGGCAAACGCGGAGAGCAAACGAAACTCACGCGGAATAACGGCAAGTTCAAGGTTGAACTGATCGAGAAATTCGGCGACTCAAAGGCGATCCAAGAGAAGATTAACAAAGACGACTGGAACAGTTATCGGATTGTCGCGGATGGGTTCCATTTCACTCACTATATCAATGGCGTGAAGACCGTCGAAGTGACTGATGCGGACGAGAAGGAACGACGCAAATCGGGTTCGCTCGCTTTGCAACTTCACGCCGGCCCACCGATGACGGTGCAGTTCAAAAACATCCGGCTGAAACCCATCGCAAAGCAAGCCGCCAAATCAACCGAAGGCAAGAAGAAGGTTGTTTTCGTGGCCGGTCGACGGAGTCACGGTTATGGTTCGCACGAACATAAGGCCGGTTGCATCTTGTTGGCGTCAGCTCTGGAAGCCAGCAGCTTGCCAGTTTCCACAACCGTTGTGACCAACGGCTGGCCTGAGGATGAATCGGTCTTCGACGACGCGGATTGCATTGTGATTTATGCGGATGGCGGTGGACGACACCCGATGAACGCACATTTGGACAAACTTGAAGAATTGATGGACGACGGTGTGGGGTTGGTCACCATTCACTATGCCGTTGAAGTTCCGAAGGGCCCATCCGGCGAAGCCCTGCTCGACTGGACCGGCGGCTATTTCGAGGCCAATTGGTCGGTCAATCCTCACTGGACGGCGGAGTTCGCGAAGCTACCTTCCCACCCAACCACGAACGGCGTGAAACCATTCAATATCAACGATGAATGGTATTATCACATGCGGTTCCGCGATGAAATGGCCGGCGTGACCCCGATCCTCAGCGATCTTCCGCCGAAGTCAACGCTGAGTCGTCCCGATGGTGCCCATAGCGGGAACCCAGCGGTGCGTAAGGCGATCGCAGATGGCCAAATCCAACACACGGCTTGGGCAACCGAACGACCGGACGGTGGACGCGGCTTCGGTTTTACCGGTGGCCACTTTCATTGGAACTGGGGACACAACCAATTCCGGAAACTCATGCTCAATGCAATTGTCTGGTGTGCCGGCCTCAATGTTCCAGCCGATGGTGTCGCCCCAGGGACCGTCACGGTGGATGATTTGCAACAAAACCAAGACTACGATGCACCGCAGAACTTTAACAAAGCTCGAATTCAAAAAATGATCGAAGATTGGAACCGCTAG